In one window of Helianthus annuus cultivar XRQ/B chromosome 17, HanXRQr2.0-SUNRISE, whole genome shotgun sequence DNA:
- the LOC118488807 gene encoding uncharacterized protein LOC118488807 — MLGYWLVMNYDEDRQEINTGNHRIKITSKLVEECLGIPRGKITVLEKNKPRKGVGERVDEFKNQFDTTKISVIKVIDLIKESSQAGKLFNTNFLVVVNTLLGETTQSTTVNQRFIIGIENDSEIPNMNWCGYMLECLRRSKKKWKGGIDQFTGPIILLAVIFAHSYFKRHKKTSFKVETPAVKYITTELLNNLQKHFYNNGPLTDDEETDDDVEMNENPKSVESDTEDKSKKNVEVSNVEEPIGDNTNEEGRNEPNDDFTTSCM, encoded by the exons ATGTTAGGATATTGGTTGGTAATGAACTACGATGAAGACAGGCAAGAGATCAATACTGGAAATCATCGAATAAAAATAACATCAAAGTTAGTAGAAGAATGTCTCGGAATACCAAGGGGTAAGATTACAGTGCTTGAGAAGAACAAACCTAGAAAAGGTGTTGGTGAGAGAGTTGATGAATTTAAGAATCAATTTGATACCACGAAAATCAGTGTGATAAAAGTGATTGATCTGATAAAAGAATCTTCACAAGCAGGAAAGTTATTCAACACAAACTTTCTTGTTGTGGTGAATACTTTGTTAGGAGAAACAACACAGTCAACAACAGTCAACCAAAGGTTTATAATTGGTATTGAAAACGATTCAGAAATACCAAATATGAACTGGTGTGGCTACATGCTCGAATGTTTAAGAAGATCAAAGAAAAAGTGGAAAGGAGGAATTGATCAATTCACTGGCCCAATAATATTACTTGCG GTAATATTCGCACATTCATACTTCAAGAGGCAcaaaaaaacaagttttaaagTTGAAACACCAGCAGTGAAGTATATCACAACGGAGCTACTCAACAACTTGCAAAAACATTTCTACAATAATGGCCCATTGACAGACGATGAAGAAACCGATGACGATGTAGAAATGAATGAAAATCCGAAAAGTGTTGAATCTGATACGGAAGATAAAAGCAAAAAGAATGTTGAAGTTTCAAATGTTGAAGAACCTATTGGTGATAATACAAATGAAGAAGGTCGCAATGAACCAAATGATGATTTCACAACATCATGTATGTAA
- the LOC110922773 gene encoding uncharacterized protein LOC110922773, translating into MVIRLQETEEQHLKDQLKVNPIEGENENKIQSILDTFPFLQVPITQESTESHTTPEQTKEKRIIKPTSAYKSPYVNRKVELGTKLSDDEQLIVDYIFSPADELKFVYKSVYGTDSIKVVFEAMFDGIKITSVLIDNWAEVLNNEEKMKSRYSLSRFFCSSLLLLKAHYAPTTTDEVRLLMFTQNLDQWLEQFKVKSIRDFDLLFFPILASEHYYVLCFNLKTSKIVLIDNSKMGKKFHDRYQGIPNMLRNALCDYLELKKIRFAKKTLRKAIIKRLEMPWRTEENYIDCGIYTMRHMETYFGEENWDCDFLSNEKFHKPQISELRKKFLTKMLLSEINTMKDDLIKHALEYEKMDDKVKAEHQKDLKEKMDQRQKDFV; encoded by the exons ATGGTGATTAGATTGCAAGAAACAGAAGAACAACATTTAAAGGATCAGTTGAAAGTAAATCCTATTGAAGGTGAAAACGAAAACAAAATACAGTCAATTCTCGACACATTTCCATTTCTTCAAGTACCCATCACCCAAGAATCAACTGAAAGCCACACTACCCCTGAACAAACAAAAGAAAAGAGAATAATTAAGCCAACTTCTGCATATAAATCACCTTACGTTAACCGGAAAGTTGAACTTGGAACAAAGCTGAGTGATGATGAACAATTGATAGTAGATTACATATTTTCTCCAGCAGATGAATT GAAGTTTGTATACAAGTCAGTTTATGGGACAGATTCAATCAAAGTGGTTTTTGAAGCAATGTTTGATGGTATAAAAATTACATCAGTCCTCATAGACAATTGGGCCGAAGTGCTAAACAATGAAGAAAAAATGAAAAGCCGGTATTCTCTTAGTAGGTTTTTTTGCTCATCGCTTCTATTG TTAAAGGCTCATTATGCACCTACAACCACCGATGAAGTTCGACTTTTGATGTTCACGCAAAACTTGGATCAATGGCTTGAACAGTTTAAGGTCAAATCGATAAGAGATTTCGACCTCCTGTTTTTCCCCATTTTAGCTTCAGAACATTATTACGTCCTGTGTTTCAATCTGAAGACTTCTAAAATTGTGTTGATCGATAACAGCAAAATGGGTAAAAAATTCCATGATAGATATCAAGGGATCCCTAATATGTTG AGAAATGCATTGTGTGACTACCTTGAGCTGAAGAAGATTAGATTCGCCAAAAAAACACTAAGAAAGGCAATCATCAAAAGATTGGAAATGCCATGGAGGACAGAAGAAAACTACATTGATTGTGGCATTTATACAATGCGCCATATGGAAACTTATTTTGGTGAAGAAAACTGGGATTGCGACTTCTTATCAAATGAGAAATTTCATAAACCTCAAATTTCTGAGTTGAGGAAGAAATTCTTGACCAAAATGCTGTTGTCAGAAATCAACACCATGAAAGATGATCTTATAAAGCATGCCCTTGAATATGAAAAGATGGATGAtaaagttaaggcagaacatcaaaaaGATTTGAAGGAAAAGATGGATCAAAGGCAAAAAGACtttgtttga
- the LOC110923834 gene encoding protein FAR1-RELATED SEQUENCE 5-like, with product MAEEHLNSNFEDVGIEGIISGFQRLSPSAERTFKPSVPSSITPVVGMVFSSLDAAYEFYQIYAKKGGFCVRKGSQTEKNGFIAYKYYTCSKEGHKPFKKFDGVLEVVKDGKKPRKGRNRPSIRTGCNAHIALYSDDGKSYNLYRFVEQHNHTLISQEDMQFVPSSRNLTVMKQKRIYSLSTLNLGPVKSFNIMRTEYGGFEEVGATAVDCKNFKRDLNCFIEEYDAEMIVQRLTNKKEYLRDFSFEYTVDSNGCLTGLFWADEVSKQNYLVFGDVISFDATFKTNKYKMVFVPFTGIDNHFHNVNLGAGLIAKETTESYVWLLTCFLNAFGHQPKVVVTDQDAAMKAAIETVFTDSRHRLCMWHIMKKVADKVGNVLCNDDTFKRRVCNIVWTDAIEPEMFEKEWQEIIHDFGLLQNIWLESMFDLRSMWIPAFYRDEPMSGLMRTTSRSESENQFFGSVSNSQLTLVEFFSHFDMAIEAQRYNHRKNDHDTRNTEYDNWTDSPLEVHAHKLYTRAIFFDVQEEILASFEKCFSVNVKEEGENARFFIRDISAFGNGFFEVLAKVDDEFSASCSCKRFEQYGLLCRHVFLVIRMFEIEEIPEKYILRRWRREAVRNRANCSFFAEDSSNVNIDEANQVVREIMLASECLCNRFFSNNEELIKIRDELKGMIQKADESSKTGLVFKKKDMMASLLGYNLPSTSTVKLPPGIRNKGRGSHRRIKSKKEKAASRMGKRHRGCKVCGMVGHDIRTCSALVRPVVEGAVSTDK from the exons ATGGCTGAAGAACATTTGAACTCTAATTTTGAAG ATGTTGGAATCGAAGGTATAATTTCAGGTTTTCAGCGTTTGTCGCCTTCTGCTGAAAGGACTTTCAAACCTAGTGTACCTTCTTCTATAACACCGGTTGTTGGCATGGTTTTCTCATCTTTGGATGCTGCATATGAGTTTTATCAAATTTATGCCAAGAAAGGAGGATTTTGTGTAAGGAAGGGGTCTCAAACTGAAAAAAATGGTTTCATTGCATATAAGTACTATACATGTTCAAAGGAGGGTCATAAGCCATTTAAGAAGTTTGATGGAGTTCTAGAAGTTGTTAAAGATGGAAAAAAGCCAAGAAAGGGTAGGAATAGGCCCTCTATCCGTACGGGTTGTAATGCACATATTGCATTATATTCTGATGATGGCAAATCTTATAATCTATATAGGTTTGTAGAACAACATAATCATACTTTGATTTCTCAAGAAGATATGCAATTTGTTCCGTCATCAAGGAATTTAACGGTTATGAAACAAAAGAGAATATATTCTTTGTCAACGTTAAACCTAGGTCCTGTAAAGTCATTTAACATCATGAGGACCGAATATGGTGGTTTTGAAGAGGTTGGTGCAACTGCTGTGGACTGCAAGAATTTTAAAAGAGATTTAAACTGTTTCATTGAAGAATACGACGCTGAAATGATTGTTCAAAGATTGACCAATAAGAAAGAATATTTGCGGGATTTTTCATTTGAATATACTGTAGATTCAAATGGTTGTTTGACAGGGTTATTTTGGGCAGATGAAGTTTCTAAACAGAATTATTTGGTTTTTGGTGATGTAATATCATTTGATGCAACTTTCAAAACGAACAA ATACAAAATGGTTTTTGTTCCGTTCACTGGCATTGATAATCATTTTCATAATGTGAATCTTGGAGCTGGTCTAATTGCAAAAGAAACTACTGAGTCTTATGTGTGGTTATTGACATGTTTTTTGAATGCATTTGGTCATCAACCAAAGGTTGTAGTTACGGATCAAGATGCCGCTATGAAGGCAGCAATTGAAACTGTTTTCACGGATAGTAGACATCGATTATGTATGTGGCATATTATGAAGAAAGTAGCGGATAAG gTTGGGAATGTATTGTGTAATGATGATACTTTTAAACGTCGTGTTTGCAATATTGTGTGGACAGATGCAATTGAACCTGAAATGTTTGAGAAGGAATGGCAAGAAATAATTCATGACTTTGGTCTTTTACAGAATATTTGGTTAGAAAGTATGTTTGACTTAAGATCGATGTGGATTCCTGCTTTTTATCGTGATGAACCTATGTCAGGGCTTATGCGTACTACTTCAAGGTCTGAAAGTGAAAATCAATTTTTTGGTAGTGTTTCAAACTCGCAATTGACTCTTGTAGAGTTTTTTAGTCATTTTGATATGGCAATTGAAGCTCAAAGATATAATCATCGAAAAAATGATCATGATACGCGTAATACTGAGTATGATAATTGGACTGATTCTCCTCTTGAAGTACATGCTCATAAGTTGTATACTAGGGCCATATTTTTTGATGTTCAAGAAGAGATCCTTGCTAGTTTTGAGAAATGTTTTTCAGTTAATGTCAAAGAAGAAGGAGAGAATGCAAGGTTCTTTATTAGAGATATTTCGGCTTTTGGAAATGGGTTCTTTGag GTATTAGCTAAAGTTGATGATGAATTTTCTGCTTCGTGTTCTTGTAAAAGATTTGAGCAATACGGGTTATTATGTCGACATGTTTTCCTTGTCATTCGAATGTTTGAAATTGAAGAAATTCCTGAAAAGTACATTTTGAGGCGTTGGAGAAGGGAAGCAGTTAGAAATAGAGCCAATTGTTCTTTTTTTGCGGAAGATAGTTCGAATGTCAATATTGATGAGGCAAATCAGGTTGTTCGCGAGATTATGCTTGCTAGTGAATGCCTTTGTAATCGATTTTTTTCAAATAATGAAGAACTGATCAAGATTAGAGATGAACTGAAAGGAATGATTCAAAAGGCAGATGAGAGTAGTAAGACTGGgctggtttttaaaaaaaaagatatgATGGCTTCTCTTCTTGGATATAATCTACCATCAACATCAACTGTTAAACTTCCTCCTGGTATTAGAAACAAGGGACGTGGATCACACAGGAGAATTAAATCCAAAAAAGAGAAAGCAGCTAGTCGTATGGGGAAAAGGCATCGAGGATGTAAGGTATGTGGGATGGTGGGTCATGATATTCGAACATGCAGTGCACTTGTTCGTCCAGTTGTAGAGGGTGCAGTTTCTACAGATAAATAG